DNA from Comamonas serinivorans:
GGTGGCGGGCTGGCAGCTGGCGCGATCGCTGCTGGCAGCCGAGGCCGAGCTGGCCGCAGGCAACGACGCCGAGTTCATGCAGGCCAAGGTCATCACCGCGCGCTTTTATGCCGAGCACATCCTGCCTCGCACGCAGGCGCTGGCCAGTGCCATTTTGGGCGGCGGTGACAGCGTGATGGGCGTGGCCGAAGACGCGTTCTGAGTTCGCTGCTGTGGCCCGCTGCCGGGCAGGTCTGCCGGCATGCGTGGCCAGGGTCGGCTGGCAGCGACAGGCCGCTGGCCGCCAGGCTCTGCTGCAAGCCGCTGGCGGCCAGGCTCGTTCGAGAGCAGGCTTGCCGTGATGCCGACGGGCCGCGGCGAGTGCGCGCCCGGTGTTTGACCGATGCCGGTGTGCCAACGCTGCCGTGCAGGGTTTGGGCAGACGGCCATTGTCAGGCTATAATCGCCAATTCCCTTGCCGCACTCCGCTGTTGACGCACGGAGGCGGCTTTGCTTCTCTTGCCCCAAGGTTTTCGCGTCGCTGCTCCCCGGCTTGTCCGAGGGGTTGGCAGGTGCGCAGGGCCCCGGGGTGAATCCACAAGGAGATTCAATTGCGTCACTATGAAATCATTTTGCTGATCCACCCGGATCAGAGCGAACAAGTGCCGGCCATGCTCGAGCGTTACAAGGGCATGGTCACGGCCGGCGGTGGTCAGATCCACCGCGTGGAAGACTGGGGCCGCCGCCAACTGGCCTACCAGATCAACAAGCTGAACAAAGCCCACTACCTGTGCCTGAACATCGAAATCGGCCAGGACGTGCTGGGTGAGCTGGAACACGCATTCCGCTTCAATGACGCCGTGCTGCGCCACCTGACCGTGGCCAAGGACGAGGCCGACACCGAGCCCTCCACCATGATGAAGACCGTGGAGCGCGAAGAGGCCCGCAAGGCCCAACAGGCCGACACCGCCAGCCATTGATCATTCGCGGATGCGATGACCCTGCTGCGCAACCGCCTGTTGCTCGATGCGGTTCTGGCCGAATGTGGCGCCATGCGCTACACGCCAGCCGGCATCCCGGCTCAGGATGTGCGCTTGGATCACGAATCGCAGCAAACCGAACTCGGCCAGCCCCGCATCGTGCGGGCCAGTGTCAGGGCGGTGGCGTTTGGTGATCTGGCCGTGCGATTGGCGCGTCAAACCGTGGGCAGCAAAGCCAGCTTCACGGGGTTTTTGGCGGCGCCGCGTCAAGGCAAGCAGCCGGTGTTTCACATCCAGGACTTTCAGCTCATTTAATTTTCAGGAGGCCACATGGCCACGTTCAAGAAATTCAACAAGGACAAGCGTCCCAAGCGCAACAACCAGTCGCTGTTGTTCAAGCGCAAGCGCTTCTGCCGCTTCACCGTCGCTGGCGTCAAGGCCATCGACTACAAGGACATCGACACCCTGCGCGATTTCATCGCCGAAAACGGCAAGATCGTGCCCGCTCGCCTGACCGGCACGCGCGCCATCTACCAGCGTCAGCTCAGCACCGCCATCAAGCGCGCACGCTTCCTGGCCCTGCTGCCGTACAGCGACCAGCACAAGATCTGAGAAGGAGTCCTCTGAAATGCAAGTCATTCTTCTCGAGAAGGTCGTGAACCTTGGCAACCTCGGCGATATCGTCAAGGTCAAAGACGGCTACGCCCGCAACTTCCTGATCCCCCAAGGTCACGCCCGTCGTGCCACCGAAGCCAACAAGGCCGAGTTCGAAGCACGTCGCGCCGAGCTGGAAAAGGCGGCTGCCGAGCGTCTGGCCCAGGCCCAGGCCGCTGGCGAAAAGCTGAACGGCCAAGTGGTCAAGATCACGCAAAAGGCTGGCGTGGACGGCCGTCTGTTCGGTTCGGTCACCAATGCCGACATCGCCGAAGAGCTGCACAAGATGGGCTTCGCCGATCTGGTCAAGGCTCAGGTTCGCCTGCCCAACGGCCCGATCAAGACCATCGGTGACAACACCGTGACCGTGGTCCTGCACACCGACGTCTCCGTGGACGTGACGGTGTCGGTCTATGGCGAATCTGCCTGATCGATTGCATCAGGTGGTGAGCAGTATGCCGGGGTTGCTGTTGCAGCTTGAACGGTGATCGATGCATACTGGGTCCAAGCCGCAGAAGTGAAAGCTTCTGCGGCTTTTGTTTTTCAGCCTGGGCCGCTGCGGTGTTGCAGGGCGCGGGACGAGCGAGGAGCGGTGCATGGCAGACGATGACTACATCCCGGAGGCGGCCTTGGCGGGCATGGGGACGGCCCCGGTGATGCCGGGTTTGTCTGCCGATCCCGATGTGAGCCGACTGCGCACGCCGCCGGCGTCCATCGAGGCCGAGTCCAGCGTGCTGGGGGGCTTGTTGCTGGACAACTCGGCCTGGGATCGGGTGGGGGACGTGATTCGGCCCGACGACTTCTACCGCCAGGAGCACGCACAGGTGTTCGAGGTGGTCGGCAAGCTCATCAACCAGAACAAGCCGGCCGACGTCATCACGGTGTTTGAGGAGTTGCAGACCACAGGCCGGGCCGAAGCAGTGGGCGGGCTGTCGTACCTCAATGCGCTGGCGCAGTTCGTGCCCAGCGCGAGCAACATCCGCCGCTACGCCGAGATCGTGCGCGAGCGCGCCATCTTGCGCAAGCTGCTCACGGCCAGCGATGAAATCGCCACCAGCGTGTTCGAGCGCTCGGGCCGCGCCGTCGAGAAGGTGCTGGACGAGGCCGAGTCCAAGATCTTCAAGATCGGCGAGGAATCGTCGCGCACCAAGCAGGGTTTCCAATCCATGGATTCGCTGGTGGTGGACCTGCTCGACCGCGTGCAGGAGATGGCGGACAACCCCAACGACATCACCGGCGTGCCCACCGGCCTGCATGACCTGGACCGCATGACCTCGGGCCTGCAGCCGGGGGACCTGATCGTGCTGGCCGCGCGGCCATCCATGGGCAAGACCGCACTCGCCATCAACATCGCCGAGCACGTGGCGCTCAACGAGGGCCTGCCGGTGGCCGTGTTCTCCATGGAAATGGGGGCGGCCCAGCTGGCTGTGCGGGTGGTGGGCTCCATCGGTCGCATCGACCAGGGGCATTTGCGCACCGGCAAGCTGTCGGACGAGGAATGGCCGCGGCTGGCCGAGGCGATCGAGCGTTTGCGCACGGTGTCGCTGCACATCGACGAAACACCCGGGCTGACGCCGACGGAGTTGCGCGCCAACGCGCGCCGCCTGGCCCGCCAGTGCGGCAAGCTCGGCCTCATCGTGGTCGACTACCTGCAGCTGATGAGCGGCTCCAGCACGTCGGGCGGGGACAACCGCGCCACCGAGCTGGGCGAGATTTCGCGCGGCCTGAAGATGCTGGCCAAGGAGTTGCAGTGCCCGGTGATTGCACTCTCGCAGCTCAACCGCTCGGTCGAGCAACGCACGGACAAGCGGCCCATGATGTCCGATTTGCGCGAGTCAGGCGCCATCGAGCAGGATGCCGACATCATCATGTTCATCTACCGCGACGAGTACTACAACAAGGAGTCGCGCGAACCCGGCGTGGCCGAGGTGATCATCGGCAAGCAGCGTAATGGGCCGACCGGGACGGTGAAGCTGGCCTTCCTGAAGCAGATGACGCGCTTCCAAAGCCTGGTACTCGCACCGGACAGCGGCGACTATTGACGCCTGCGGTGGCGGTGGGCGCCGACGGCAAGTTGATCGCGGCGGATTGAGTCGTTCAAGCGGAGCAATGAACCTGCGCGAGCCGGTCGGCGCGGACTTGCTGCTACGCGTGCCTCGCCAACATGGATCGGCAGAGCCGCGGTCGCAAGGTCTAGGTGCGCGCCAGAGGGGTGAGCCCTGTCCAAGGTGCAGTGCGCTGGGCCGTCCAGTCGAGCAAATGGCAGCGGCATCTCAGGGGTGATCGGGTGGCGATTTTCACCTCGGCCACCGGTCAATCACGCATCCTCGGCCCGCGCCTGACGGGTTGCACCGATGGCCGCCGTGGGCTCGCCCTCAGCATCGTTTTGCACCAGCGCCAGCCTCAACGGGTGTGACGCCCAAAAAAAGCGGCCGACGGCCGCTTGTTGGGAGTATGGCGTGACTGCCGTCATGCCTCTGGTGAGAATTTGAGGATACCCCTGATTTACAACACCTCGCTGGCGTAGTCGGCCAGGCGCGAGCGTTCGCCGCGCGCCAGGGTGATGTGGCCACCATAAGGCCAGCCCTTGAAGCGGTCCACGGCATAGGTCAGGCCCGAAGAGCCTTCGGTGAGGTACGGGGTGTCGATCTGGGCCAGGTTGCCCATGCAGATGATCTTGGTGCCGGGGCCAGCCCGCGTGATCAGTGTCTTCATCTGTTTGGGGGTGAGGTTCTGGGCCTCGTCCAGGATGATCCACTTGTTCATGAAGGTGCGCCCGCGCATGAAGTTCATGCTCTTGATCTTGATGCGGCTGCGGATGAGGTCGTTGGTCGACGCCCGGCCCCATTCACCGGCGCCGCCGGCATCGCCTTTGGCCAGAAACTCCAGGTTGTCGTCCAGGGCGCCCATCCAGGGGCCCATCTTCTCTTCCTCGGTGCCGGGCAGGAAGCCGATGTCCTCGCCCACGCTGACCGTGGCGCGGGTCATGATGATCTCGGTGTAGCGGCGGTCATCCAACACCTGCGTCAGACCGGCGGCCAGTGCCATCAGGGTCTTGCCCGTGCCGGCGGTGCCGGCCAGGGTGACGAAGTCCACGTCCGGATCCATGAGCAGGTTGAGGGCGAAATTCTGCTCGCGGTTGCGGGCGGTCACCCCCCAGATCGCGTTCTTGGGGTGGGTGTAGTCCTTGAGCGTTTTCAACACCGCCGAGTCGCCGCGCAACTCGGTCACGCGCGCGTACATGGGGGGCTCGCCAGGGGCTTCGAAGTAGACGAACTGGTTCACCAGGAAGCGCTCGGTGATGGCGCCCCGCACGCGGTAGAAGGTGTGGCTGCCGCTTTGCCAGCTCTCCAGCGACTTGCCTTGCTTGGTCCAGAAGTCCAGGGGCAGGGCCAGCGCGCCGGCATACAGCAGGTCGCCATCGGCCAGCACTTTGTCGTTTTCGTAGTCCTCGGCGGCCAGGCCCAGCGCGCGGGCCTTGACGCGCATGTTGATGTCCTTGGACACCAGGATCACGTCGCGCGGTGCATGCAGGGTGGCCAGGGCGGCCACGACCCCCAGGATCTGGTTGTCGGCTTTGCCGTCGGGCAGGCCCTGGGGCTGCTCGACGTGCATCAGCCCCGTCTGGAAGTACAGGCTGCCCGAGGCCTGGGCGTTGCCGGTGGCCGACAGCGGCACGCCGCCTTTGAGGTCATCGCCTGCCGCCGCCACCAGGGCGTCCAGCAACCGGCTGGTCTGCCGGCCATTGCGCGCGACTTCGGTCATGCCTTTTTTGTGGGCGTCCAGCTCTTCGAGCACGACCATGGGCAGGTAGATGTCGTGTTCCTGGAAGCGGAACAGGGCGGTCGGGTCGTGCAGCAGGACGTTGGTGTCGAGCACGAAGAGTTTGGTCGGTCCCTTCTTCTTGCTGGGCTGCGCCTTGGCTTTGGACTTTGGCGCAGGTGCTGGCGTGGGGACGACCTGGGGAGCGGGGGCTGCCTGCGGGGTGGGCTTTGCCGCCATCACGATGGAGCTGACCGCCGGCTTGGCGGGGCGAGCCTTGGCCCGGCTTGCGGGCGCGCGAACGGCTGCGACGGGGGTGTTGAGCGCCGCTTCGGCCTCGGGCTGGACCCGGGCGGCTGTTTTCCGTTTTGAGGGGGCGACGGGTTTGGCGGTCAAGTCGACGCGGCTGGCACGCTTGGTGGGGGCAGGAGGCAAAGGCATAAAGTCAATCTAGGCTGAGCAAGTCCCACCGCGTGAGCCGCGGGGAGGCAGGGGACACTGTAGCGCATCCGTGCGACGGAGCCGGGCGCGGCACGGGGCGGGTGGCTGACGTGCCGGTCTGGTGACCCTTTGGGGGTCAAGGGCTTTGAGGGGTTGGACATGAAAAAAGCCGCACGAGGCGGCTTTTTCACGGCATTTGCAGAGGCCTCAAGCGGCTTTCTTGAGGGCCTTGACCGATTTCAGGACTTCGTCCACATGGCCAGGGACCTTGAGGCCGCGCCATTCCTGAACCAGGACGCCATCGGCATTCAGCAAAAAAGTGCTGCGTTCAATGCCCTTGACTTTTTTGCCGTACATGATTTTGTTTTTCACCACGCCAAACATGTGGCACATTTTTTCTTCGGTGTCGGCAATCAGTTCAAAAGGCAATTCCAATTTCGCCTTGAAATCGTCGTGGGACTTCATGTTGTCGCGCGACACGCCAAACACGATGGCGCCGGCCTTCACGAACTCCTTGTGCTTGTCGCGGAACTGCATCGCTTCGGTGGTGCAGCCCGGGGTGTTGTCCTTGGGATAGAAATACAGTACAACCGCTTGGCCCAGATGAGATGTATTGGTCACCTTCGTGTCGCCCGTCGCAAGGGCTTCAAATTCAGGCAGGGGTTTGTTGACAACGATCGCCATAAGGTGTCTAACTCTCGCAATGTTGGGGGTTGTCGAGCCTCCGCCCAATGCCAAAATCGCCTTAATGCTTAAGGCTGCATAATGGTTGATTGGGCATCTGGAATCCCCCTATTTTAGCGCAAAGCACCGCAGCTTGCCTGGACCCGCCCAGGCTGGGGATGGGGCCGTCCCGGCTGGGCCGATGCCTGCGTCAGGTGGACGGTGGCACGGGCTCCAGCAGGGCGGCCAGCACCACGCGACGGCCTTCGCCAGCCAGGATGTTGTAGGTGCGGCAGGCGGCGCCCAGGTCCATGGTTTCCACCCCGACACGCGCATCGACGAGCGCCCGCAGCCATTGGGGGCGGGGAAAGCGCAGCCTGGTGCCGCTGCCGAACACCACCACCTCGGGCGGACCGTCCATCAGGCTCAGGGTCTGGGCAAACAGGTCGGCATTCAAGGCGTCGAAGCGGTCG
Protein-coding regions in this window:
- the rpsF gene encoding 30S ribosomal protein S6, with the translated sequence MRHYEIILLIHPDQSEQVPAMLERYKGMVTAGGGQIHRVEDWGRRQLAYQINKLNKAHYLCLNIEIGQDVLGELEHAFRFNDAVLRHLTVAKDEADTEPSTMMKTVEREEARKAQQADTASH
- the priB gene encoding primosomal replication protein N; the protein is MRNRLLLDAVLAECGAMRYTPAGIPAQDVRLDHESQQTELGQPRIVRASVRAVAFGDLAVRLARQTVGSKASFTGFLAAPRQGKQPVFHIQDFQLI
- the rpsR gene encoding 30S ribosomal protein S18, yielding MATFKKFNKDKRPKRNNQSLLFKRKRFCRFTVAGVKAIDYKDIDTLRDFIAENGKIVPARLTGTRAIYQRQLSTAIKRARFLALLPYSDQHKI
- the rplI gene encoding 50S ribosomal protein L9, with the protein product MQVILLEKVVNLGNLGDIVKVKDGYARNFLIPQGHARRATEANKAEFEARRAELEKAAAERLAQAQAAGEKLNGQVVKITQKAGVDGRLFGSVTNADIAEELHKMGFADLVKAQVRLPNGPIKTIGDNTVTVVLHTDVSVDVTVSVYGESA
- the dnaB gene encoding replicative DNA helicase; protein product: MGTAPVMPGLSADPDVSRLRTPPASIEAESSVLGGLLLDNSAWDRVGDVIRPDDFYRQEHAQVFEVVGKLINQNKPADVITVFEELQTTGRAEAVGGLSYLNALAQFVPSASNIRRYAEIVRERAILRKLLTASDEIATSVFERSGRAVEKVLDEAESKIFKIGEESSRTKQGFQSMDSLVVDLLDRVQEMADNPNDITGVPTGLHDLDRMTSGLQPGDLIVLAARPSMGKTALAINIAEHVALNEGLPVAVFSMEMGAAQLAVRVVGSIGRIDQGHLRTGKLSDEEWPRLAEAIERLRTVSLHIDETPGLTPTELRANARRLARQCGKLGLIVVDYLQLMSGSSTSGGDNRATELGEISRGLKMLAKELQCPVIALSQLNRSVEQRTDKRPMMSDLRESGAIEQDADIIMFIYRDEYYNKESREPGVAEVIIGKQRNGPTGTVKLAFLKQMTRFQSLVLAPDSGDY
- a CDS encoding PhoH family protein: MPLPPAPTKRASRVDLTAKPVAPSKRKTAARVQPEAEAALNTPVAAVRAPASRAKARPAKPAVSSIVMAAKPTPQAAPAPQVVPTPAPAPKSKAKAQPSKKKGPTKLFVLDTNVLLHDPTALFRFQEHDIYLPMVVLEELDAHKKGMTEVARNGRQTSRLLDALVAAAGDDLKGGVPLSATGNAQASGSLYFQTGLMHVEQPQGLPDGKADNQILGVVAALATLHAPRDVILVSKDINMRVKARALGLAAEDYENDKVLADGDLLYAGALALPLDFWTKQGKSLESWQSGSHTFYRVRGAITERFLVNQFVYFEAPGEPPMYARVTELRGDSAVLKTLKDYTHPKNAIWGVTARNREQNFALNLLMDPDVDFVTLAGTAGTGKTLMALAAGLTQVLDDRRYTEIIMTRATVSVGEDIGFLPGTEEEKMGPWMGALDDNLEFLAKGDAGGAGEWGRASTNDLIRSRIKIKSMNFMRGRTFMNKWIILDEAQNLTPKQMKTLITRAGPGTKIICMGNLAQIDTPYLTEGSSGLTYAVDRFKGWPYGGHITLARGERSRLADYASEVL
- a CDS encoding peroxiredoxin, whose translation is MAIVVNKPLPEFEALATGDTKVTNTSHLGQAVVLYFYPKDNTPGCTTEAMQFRDKHKEFVKAGAIVFGVSRDNMKSHDDFKAKLELPFELIADTEEKMCHMFGVVKNKIMYGKKVKGIERSTFLLNADGVLVQEWRGLKVPGHVDEVLKSVKALKKAA
- a CDS encoding Mth938-like domain-containing protein — protein: MKFQANSPDASMIQAYGPDWLQVGQRRLEASVLLGSDGAMADWACDRFDALNADLFAQTLSLMDGPPEVVVFGSGTRLRFPRPQWLRALVDARVGVETMDLGAACRTYNILAGEGRRVVLAALLEPVPPST